The following nucleotide sequence is from Peribacillus sp. ACCC06369.
ATCCCATAAATCTTTCTTTAATAGCTTTATAAAGATAGCTATACATATTATACCCAAAGCAATAATCAATACTGTCTTTTTAGATTTCATAACTATACTCCACCTTGAACAGCAACCTTCCTAACGAATATTTCACTTCATTATAACAATTATTCCCAAAATGAATATGTATTCTTAATGAACTAACCTGCCCCAATAGTTGCATAAAGAAAAAGCTGCCTTAAAGACAGCTCCGATCTTCAGCTAACGCACCCGTTAATTTAAGTACATTTCTTCACAAACTTGTTCTTTATGAAAAAGTTCAAAAATTTCTATTGCTGATATGCCACTTGAATACATGGAAATACGAAAAAATCATTGCATATGCAAAAATGAAATTAGGAAAGAATTTAAACGACTAAACGCTCTTGTTGAAAATTATCAACACCAATTGCTCGAACTTTACCTTCTCGATATAATTCTTCCATAGCCCGCCAAGCACCATAGTAATCATTATATGGTTGGTGAATCACATATAAATCAATATAATCTAGCCCTAAACGTCCAATGAATTTTGAAAACCTCTTTTTGCCCCTGCATAATTAGTATCTGTTATCAATAACTTAGTCGTAATGAATAACTCTTCACGTGGCACACTACTTCTTTTAATCGCCCTTCCTACGGTTTCTCTTTTTTTTAGACAACAATAAATAGGCAGCCCATTTTTTTTGTCCATATAGGACACTAACCCCTCTTTGTACATAACCTGAAAGGGTAAACACAAAGGGAGGATTTCTTGAATGTATAACTATAATTACGCTTTTAACCCTTATAATGTGCCTTATTATATAGACGGAGAACGAATACCGGGCCCGGGCGGTGGTCAATGGGATGGACATGGCGGCGGTCATGGTGGTGGTCAATGGGATGGACATGGCGGCGGTCATGGTGGTGGTCATTGGGACGGACACGGTGGTGGTCATGGTGGCGGTCATTGGGACGGACACGGTGGTGGTCATGGTGGCGGTCATTGGGACGGACACGGTGGTGGTCATGGTGGCGGACATTGGGAACACGGGCAATGGGTTCCACGCTGTAGGAGAGTATGGGTTCATGGATTTGGTTGGACTTGGATTTGTAGGTGATGAAAAAAAGACAGCATATTGCTGTCTCTTTTTTTCGCTTTTTCTTCGTATTGTACATTTCTTAAATTAACTTTAATCACCAGTAAATTTACATTTATTGAAGTGTTACAATTATTATGAGGTGTTTTGAAATGTTTATATCACCAATGTTATTACACAAATCTAATCATCCTTTCGATGATGATTCATATATAACTGAGCTTAAGTTATCTAGACCTAATTATAAAAAACCTAAATAAATAAAGGAGAGTACATATTAGCCATGTATATACTCCCCTTTTTTCTTTTACTGAACTAAAGCACCCGTTAGTTCTATAAGACTTTTTGAGAGTTGACACAAACTGTGTAATAAAAAAGACGTTTAAAACGTCTTGAAAAATTATTTGCGTTTCTTATTTTCACGCATGCAAAAGATAACAATCTTTGTTATCCCTGGTTCATAACTGTATTCATTTCTACTTACTATGTAACCCCATCCATTAAGAATCAAAGTATCCCCTTCTTTCGGGATAAATATAAAGCCATCTGATGTGATTGGTTCAGGAAAAAGATACTTATCATCAGCCAAATCAAAATACAATAGTTCTGTTTTCATATTCTCACCTCAACTATTACTACGTTTTGGTAGTGATCAAAGTTTCATTATTTACTGCACAGTTCGAATAAACTATGCTTCATGAACTAACCTGCCCCGATAGTTCCATAAGGAAAAAACTTCCTTAAAGACAGTTCCGATCTTAAGCTACGCACCCGTTAGCTTAATAAGAAAAAAACACCTTAGTTGGCATTTTTCGGCACAGTAAATATGCTGGTTTATGAACTTTCAATTGAGATTTTCTTCATTAATCGTTTTAATTTATCTTCCGTAGCAGTTCCCTCTACTGGTGTATAGATACTACACCTTAAGTCCATGTCCCCCTGGACTTGGAGAGAAGTTAAATTAAACAGCATCTTTCCGGCTTTAGCATGTCTAAATTCAATCATCATTTCTGGAGCTTTACTCACTTGACTTTCTTGCCATAAAGATTGAAATTCCGGGTGAGAATCGCTCATTTCTTTAATAAATAGGTTATACCATTCATCCCCTAAGTAGTGACCATAATAGGCACGGAAAATGGAAAGAAACCCCTTAACGAAATGCTCCCAATTCACAGCTAATGCTTTTAATTCTTTTCTTGTAAATACTAGGTTGATCAAATTTCGTTGATCATCTGGAAGTTGTTCAAAATCTAAAAATACATGTGCTGCAGCATCGTTCCAGCCTACAATATGACAATGTCGATCTGTAATGATAGTAGGACAGTACATCAACTCGGCTAAAATTCTTTCCAAAGAAGGACTGAGTTTTGGCTGATCCTTCTTTCGATCAATAATGGGTGATTTCACTTCTAAAGCTAAATCATATAGATACTCTCGTTCATCATTATTTAATTGTAGAGCTGTAGATATACAATCCAATACACTTGTAGAGACCTTTATATCCCGGCCTTGCTCCAGCCACGTATACCAAGTAGTGCTAACTCCCGCCAAATGTGCAACTTCTTCTCTTCGTAAGCCAGGTGTTCTTCTCCGTGTACCAGCAGGTATACCGATAGATTCAGGCTTTATTTGGGATCGCTTCGTTTTTAAAAATGAAGACAAAGCGTCAAGTCTGTTTTTATCATCCATTTCTAAAACCTCCATCATAACATTTAACCTAGTAGTTATTATACCAGGATAAACACTCACTTGTAATAGGATAACCCCGAAGTATAATACAAGTATACTATTCATTTGGAGTGATGAAAAATGGAAAGAGTCGTTATTACCGGAATGGGAGTAGTCTCTCCTATTGGAAACAACGTAGAAAAATTTTGGAGAAATCTGACTGAAGGGAAGTCGGGAATTTCCTCTATTGATACATTTGACGTAAGCAATCATAAAGCAAAAATTGCAGGAATCGTTCGTGATTTCAATGCAGATGATACTTTAGGAAAAAATGAGGCCCGACGTCTAGACCGCTTTTCTCAATTTGCTTTGGCAGCCGCTGAACAAGCTTGGACTGATTCCCATTTAAATATGGATGATATCAATCTAGAAAGACTTGGCGTATATGTTGGTTCGGGGATAGGAGGAATCGAAACATTCATTGAGAATGTGGATACTCTGCGGACGAAAGGTCCTAGACGAGTTAGTCCAACCTTGGTGCCAGCCATGATTTCAAATGCAGCTGCAGCTCAAATTAGTATAAGATGGAACGCAATGGGACCTACTATGTCACCTGTTTCCGCTTGTGCGATTGGAAATACCGCTATAGGTGAAGCATTCAGACTTATTCGCTATGGGGAAGCAGATGCCGTTTTTGCAGGAGGAGCAGAGGCAGCTATAACAGATTTATCTTTGGCTAGTTTTGGTAATGCTACAGCATTATCAACGAGAAACGATAATCCAACTAAAGCCAGTCGTCCTTTTGATGTAAATCGAGATGGATTTGTCATGTCAGAAGGAGCAGGAATTTTAATTTTGGAATCTTTGTCTCACGCTTTACGTAGAAATGCAAAAATTCATGCTGAGGTCATAGGGTATGGCGCCAGTTCTGATGCCTATCATATGGTAGCTACACACCCAGAAGGTAAAGGAGCCTATCTTGCAATGAAAATGGCATTGAAGAATGCAAAAATTTCTCCTGAAGAGATTGATGTTATTAGCGCCCATGCAACAAGTACAGAAGTGGGCGATCGATCTGAGACACTGGCCATTAAAAAACTATTTGAATCAAAAGCTTATCAAATCCCAATAACAGCTAATAAATCCATGCTTGGTCACATGTTAGGAGCAGCTGGAGGCGTGGAAGCAATTGCTTTGGCAAAAAGTTTAAAGGAAGGAATTATTCCTCCAACCATCAACTTAGAAAAGCCTGATTCATTATGTGATTTAGATTATGTACCAGGTGTTGCTCGTAAAGTGAAAATAAGTACTGGTCTATCCAATTCATTTGGTTTTGGAGGTCATAATGCAGCTATCGTTTTAAAAAAATACGAGTGAATTAACTTTCGCTCGTATTTTTTAAATTAAAATAAAAGATCCTCCAGAGTACCTTTAGTTAGTTACCATAATGAGTCTTATTAAATTAAATACGAAAAAGCCCCTTTTTCTTCTCTTAAGGGCTTTTTTCTTGTTCATAAAAGTGTACTTTTACGAATGGCAGCAACAATGCTATACCGTCCATTTCGGAATTTTATATGTTAAGAGAATCCAACCTGAAAAGTAGTCGATCTCCTCGACGTTAAGGAATCGACTTTTTTTACTTCCTCTTATAGAGCTAACGCACCCGTTAGTTCATTAAGAAAAGCGATTCTGGAATATAGAAAAAAAGAGGCCATCCTTTTTTGGACAGCCCCCTTTCCGCTAATTATAAAATTTCTAGTAGAGCTCGATATCATTATATTGGTCACTTCAGAATGTTACCATCTATACTTCAGAGAAGGTATCTCCAAAATGAATTGGCTTTCAATCTTTGAAAACTATGAGAATACTGCAATTTTACGTGCGATAGATTCTGTTAAACGAGATGCTACTTTTGGAACAGCCCATTTAATAATTGGTGTTAATACCGCACCAGATAATCCGCCTGCATGGATTTCCACCGTACAAGTCATTATTGTTTTACCATTAACATCTTCTGCAGTAAAGTGACCGCTTCCTGTAAAATTATCTGATAAACCTTTTAGTTCAAACTTAATATTTGAAGGTTCATTCCATTCGGTAATATCTACCTGCGCTTGTATTGTTTTTTTAATACCTTTCACACTACCTTCAAATGTCCAAATAGATTGCTTGTCATTTATGATTTCATGTTCTTTATAGGCTGGTACTGTCGTTGCCCATTTTTCGAGATCACTGACATAATCCCAAACTGCTTGTACATCTACTGGAACTACTACAGTATGCGTTCCCGTTGCCATTATGATCCCCACCTTCACTATGTATGAATTGTAACTTTACATTTCTACAAAATAATTATTACATAAAAAGCATAAATTTACATCACTAATTATACATAGCTTTCCTTCTTCCAATCCCCCAATTATTTGTAGAATCAAAATTTTCCAATCCTCCACAATCCGGCCCTTTAATGGAATAACAGGACTGACGTTTTTAAACGACTTTAATGTCACTTAACAGTATTCCTTATGGAACTTTCCTGCCCCTATAGTTTAAGTACATTCTTTCACAACCCCAATAGTGCAGAGCCTTTTGAGACACAATCCAATTACCTACAAAATAGAGTTCATACTGTCTCATATGACTTGTATCAGAATGCTCATCGTTGTAAATACGCATTTTCTGATGCTACCCCTTATTCAAGAATATGGCCCTAAAAGGAAAAATAAGCGCTTATCCTTGTTCCTGGATAGCGTCCTTTTATGGCATAACTTGAATTTATCCTCATTCTTAAAAATCTCAACTAACGCACTCCTTTCGTTTAATTACGCTCGTGCGGAAAGTGGTGCAATGCCTTATCAGATTCCCCGGCCTAATTGGGTACTAATGGACAGTTCTAATCATATTCTTATAAAAGAAAACAATAGGAAGGAGTGCAAAGTCAGTTGATAAAAGTTAAGGTTGGTTTACGGCCCATTGCAAGTAAGATAAATTTACCTACTGTTTTGAAAACAACTATACTTCCAGGTGACTCAATTGAAAGATTATTTATTGCAACCCAGGTAGGAGAGATCTTTTACATAGGAAACGGAGTTATAAGGACTTTTTTAGATATTCGCCCGCGAATCCTAAAACTAGGTGTTTCTGGTGGCGGATATGATGAACGGGGATTGCTGGGGCTAGCGTTTCATCCCGAATTTTATTATAACGGTCTGTTTTATCTTCATTATTCAGTAGCTGGAACACAAGGACCAGGTGCTCTTCGTGAATCTTTTAAGCCTGACCCGTGTGATCCTAGAACGTTAAACCTAAGGTGGATAAATAGAGAAACGCAATATGATCATATTGATACAATTGAAGAATGGATTTTACAATCGAATGGTCAACCCCGAAAACGACGGACATTACTTAACTTAAGAAGACCATTTTCAAATCATAATGGGGTCAATAGTTTAAACTTTTCACCTGAAACAGGAAAACTTGTTTTAACAACCGGAGATGGTGGATCAGGCTATGATCCATTTAACTTAAGCCAGGACGATCTAGAAATCGCTGGTAAAATAATTGAAATTGATGTAGGTAAGGATATATACATCAATAATCCACCCATTGTCACACGTTTTAATGAACTTCCCACAACTATTCAGGAAACGCTCATGGTAATGGCCAAAGGGGTTCGCAATATACCAGGCATTTCATTTCAAAAGTTTTATAATCAGTATATTAAATATGCGGGAAATGTCGGACAGGATTTGGTAGAGTCCATTTTTTCATTCGTTCATTATAAACCAATACCGGTTACTCAGCTTATTCAAGCTTCTTTAATAAATTCTGAACCTGACAAAGAAGAATTTATTAACTTTGGCTGGCGAGGTTGGGAAGGTGCTTTTCCTGCTTCG
It contains:
- a CDS encoding helix-turn-helix transcriptional regulator, with translation MDDKNRLDALSSFLKTKRSQIKPESIGIPAGTRRRTPGLRREEVAHLAGVSTTWYTWLEQGRDIKVSTSVLDCISTALQLNNDEREYLYDLALEVKSPIIDRKKDQPKLSPSLERILAELMYCPTIITDRHCHIVGWNDAAAHVFLDFEQLPDDQRNLINLVFTRKELKALAVNWEHFVKGFLSIFRAYYGHYLGDEWYNLFIKEMSDSHPEFQSLWQESQVSKAPEMMIEFRHAKAGKMLFNLTSLQVQGDMDLRCSIYTPVEGTATEDKLKRLMKKISIESS
- the fabF gene encoding beta-ketoacyl-ACP synthase II, whose translation is MERVVITGMGVVSPIGNNVEKFWRNLTEGKSGISSIDTFDVSNHKAKIAGIVRDFNADDTLGKNEARRLDRFSQFALAAAEQAWTDSHLNMDDINLERLGVYVGSGIGGIETFIENVDTLRTKGPRRVSPTLVPAMISNAAAAQISIRWNAMGPTMSPVSACAIGNTAIGEAFRLIRYGEADAVFAGGAEAAITDLSLASFGNATALSTRNDNPTKASRPFDVNRDGFVMSEGAGILILESLSHALRRNAKIHAEVIGYGASSDAYHMVATHPEGKGAYLAMKMALKNAKISPEEIDVISAHATSTEVGDRSETLAIKKLFESKAYQIPITANKSMLGHMLGAAGGVEAIALAKSLKEGIIPPTINLEKPDSLCDLDYVPGVARKVKISTGLSNSFGFGGHNAAIVLKKYE
- a CDS encoding SRPBCC family protein; translation: MATGTHTVVVPVDVQAVWDYVSDLEKWATTVPAYKEHEIINDKQSIWTFEGSVKGIKKTIQAQVDITEWNEPSNIKFELKGLSDNFTGSGHFTAEDVNGKTIMTCTVEIHAGGLSGAVLTPIIKWAVPKVASRLTESIARKIAVFS
- a CDS encoding PQQ-dependent sugar dehydrogenase, with the translated sequence MIKVKVGLRPIASKINLPTVLKTTILPGDSIERLFIATQVGEIFYIGNGVIRTFLDIRPRILKLGVSGGGYDERGLLGLAFHPEFYYNGLFYLHYSVAGTQGPGALRESFKPDPCDPRTLNLRWINRETQYDHIDTIEEWILQSNGQPRKRRTLLNLRRPFSNHNGVNSLNFSPETGKLVLTTGDGGSGYDPFNLSQDDLEIAGKIIEIDVGKDIYINNPPIVTRFNELPTTIQETLMVMAKGVRNIPGISFQKFYNQYIKYAGNVGQDLVESIFSFVHYKPIPVTQLIQASLINSEPDKEEFINFGWRGWEGAFPASIIRGCTENPTLDEKTIAFYNEAVTISGSRLQPLTSYFHKDTRPDKFGGTALTGVQAYMGESIPGLTGSVVFTDLARKESQPQVRGALAYTIVRPNGEQNDFSVIQTDYEFGSQSAYYVSLGTNLNQTRLYLAVYGSMKVTDFNQGTVFEIIP